The region TGGCGATGCAGCAGGGCGGCATCGGCCTGATCCTCACCACCTTCATCGTCGTCGCGCCGCCGGTAGCGGCGGTGTTCTTCAACGGCACCATGGGCAACTTCGTGCATTACTCGGCGTTCGGCGGCGGTGCCGGCGCCGTTCCTGCGACGTCGGGCCAGGCCTCGGCCGGCTCGCATTTGTCGCCGCAGTCGGGCAGCGAGCAGCGCGCCGCCACGCCGGCCTTGACGACGGGGGCGGCGCACGAACTCGGCCGGCCGCCGCCGGGGCGCGAGTCGCGCGGCGAAGATACGGTGCGCAGGGGCTGATGGCGATGCGTGAGCGTTCATCCTAGCACCGCAAACGCGCGATCTGCATCGCCGTGTTGGCGTTGTCCACCGTGTCGGCGGGGGCTGCTTGGGCCGAAGGCGGATGTCCGCCGGGCATGGTTCCCTACACCGCGGCCTCGCCGACCGCCTGCGCGCCGATGCCCAGTAGCCCGGCCCCGCGTGGGACCGCGGGACCGCGTTGGGCCAGCCAATGGGGCGCGCTTGCCTTCGATGCGGCGGCCGGGATCATGGGTGCGGCGAGCGACACGCGCAGCAAGCGCGAGGCCCGACGCGTCGCCCTGGAAGATTGCCGCGCGCGCGGTGGCCAGGCCTGCAAGGTCGAGATGAGCTATCGCGATAGCTGCGTGGTGGTGGTCGCCGGCGATCGCCAATCGGACACGACGACGGCGAGCAGCGCCGAACGCGCCGCGGAAATCGGTTTGGGCGCCTGCGAGGCGCGCAAGGATATGCGTTGTCAGTTGTACTACGCGGAGTGCAGTTTTCCGGTGCGGGAGCGTTAGCGAAGAAGTGCCGGGTTGCTGAGACACGCGGCACGAGCACGCCGTTTCGATGGTTGTCTTTTGCTGGCCGGTGCGGCGCAAGCGGTCCTGGCGTGGTTGCGGCTTGCGCCGCTCCTACCCAAGAGCAGCGTTGCAGCTGTCGTA is a window of Lysobacter antibioticus DNA encoding:
- a CDS encoding DUF4189 domain-containing protein, translating into MVPYTAASPTACAPMPSSPAPRGTAGPRWASQWGALAFDAAAGIMGAASDTRSKREARRVALEDCRARGGQACKVEMSYRDSCVVVVAGDRQSDTTTASSAERAAEIGLGACEARKDMRCQLYYAECSFPVRER